A single region of the Pyxidicoccus trucidator genome encodes:
- a CDS encoding FG-GAP-like repeat-containing protein, with protein MSVGPGGNLAAQVYAPLHTTPRVERWGWTWPRWTDPRLPFAALLTLYGVLGFTFFGFNRSPWQMATIVVTGSVLDAGLGWLLERRKVVPLSAYISCCSLALLLNYSHSSWLLFLPVWLAIGSKYVLTFEGRHVFNPSMFGVALSLLLSRELITAAPAYQWANGEIALSAFILMAALVLFLFRVGRGWLVVSFLFFYALQTAARAYVMRHHLPPEVLFLGTLGAPSFFIFVFYMLTDPATSPGTRRGQVLLALAITLVDAVLHFKESVYTFFYAALTVASVRFLFLHARAAWRRGAGEHLKGLLSPMWLKRAALVGGLGAVMAGGFTLAATQSVRAAPLAFRMERLDAAAVGLGSRMGHTLDELDPRLAHVAKWLVAVGDAVATGDYDGDGRLDLFLAHPLATPEHHAGLYRNLGDFRFERVPVPALERFATLYKEEGLAGGGTFVDWDGDGDQDLAVAVAFGPVRLLRNTLRDTGVAGFEDVTVAAGVADHAVSLGLTFLDYDRDGNLDLLVLNAMTTHLPDYTPPVPLNLFRLPPAEHPEDRRMFRFMHDGWHNATNGGLNALYRGRGDGTFQKVDVKALGLGDTHWSLAVSTVDLNRDGWTDLYVANDFGPDDVYLNEEGRHFRRVAGRLFGEIGKDTYKGMNASVADFDRNGWLDVHVSNVHHSLQAEGSLLWMVGEGDEPFVPAFRDEATFRGALNERRFGWGAAAGDLDNDGWPDLVQTNGMVDDRLDGAEWRIPDGQRKDYWYVNHKLMQSGPEMHTYADKWGDIRGRTIYPNEARRAYLNLGDAKPGHFVDVARELGLDDPENSRGVLLADLDDDGDLDALITNQHAPVSVYRNTLRGGATPDAHFVGVTLVGNGGGTHRSAVGTRVVVAYEQGGQRVEQVREVGLMGGFSASADPRLHFGLGRHAGQVSVRVHWYGGAVQEVTLEPDRYHELRQPADGAVLRGSATP; from the coding sequence ATGAGCGTTGGACCCGGGGGGAACCTGGCTGCACAGGTGTATGCCCCGCTGCACACGACACCGCGCGTCGAGCGCTGGGGCTGGACGTGGCCCCGGTGGACGGACCCGCGCCTGCCCTTCGCCGCGCTCCTCACGCTCTACGGGGTGCTGGGCTTCACCTTCTTCGGCTTCAACCGCAGCCCGTGGCAGATGGCCACGATTGTCGTCACGGGCAGCGTGCTGGACGCGGGCCTGGGATGGCTGCTGGAGCGGCGGAAGGTGGTGCCGCTGAGCGCGTACATCTCCTGCTGCTCGCTGGCGCTGCTGCTCAACTACTCGCACTCCAGCTGGCTGCTCTTCCTGCCGGTGTGGCTCGCCATCGGCTCCAAGTACGTGCTCACCTTCGAGGGCCGGCACGTCTTCAACCCGTCGATGTTCGGCGTGGCCCTGTCGCTGCTGCTGTCGCGCGAGCTCATCACCGCCGCGCCCGCGTACCAGTGGGCCAACGGTGAAATCGCGCTGTCCGCCTTCATCCTCATGGCGGCGCTGGTGCTCTTCCTCTTCCGCGTGGGGCGGGGCTGGCTGGTGGTCAGCTTCCTCTTCTTCTATGCCCTGCAGACGGCGGCGCGCGCGTATGTGATGAGGCACCACCTGCCGCCGGAGGTGCTCTTCCTCGGCACGCTGGGCGCGCCGTCCTTCTTCATCTTCGTCTTCTACATGCTCACCGACCCGGCCACCTCGCCGGGCACGCGACGCGGGCAGGTGCTGCTGGCCCTGGCGATAACGCTGGTGGACGCGGTGCTGCACTTCAAGGAGAGCGTCTACACCTTCTTCTACGCGGCCCTCACCGTCGCCTCCGTGCGCTTCCTCTTCCTCCACGCGCGCGCGGCCTGGAGGCGCGGCGCGGGCGAGCACCTCAAGGGGCTGCTGTCGCCGATGTGGTTGAAGCGCGCGGCGCTGGTGGGCGGGCTGGGCGCCGTCATGGCCGGGGGCTTCACCCTGGCCGCCACGCAGTCGGTCCGCGCGGCGCCGCTGGCCTTCCGCATGGAGCGGCTGGACGCGGCGGCGGTGGGGCTCGGCTCCCGCATGGGCCACACGCTGGACGAATTGGACCCGCGCCTCGCGCACGTGGCGAAGTGGCTGGTGGCGGTGGGAGACGCGGTGGCCACGGGGGACTACGACGGGGACGGGCGGCTGGACCTCTTCCTCGCGCACCCGCTGGCCACGCCGGAGCACCACGCGGGCCTCTACCGCAACCTCGGCGACTTCCGCTTCGAGCGCGTGCCGGTGCCCGCGCTGGAGCGCTTCGCCACCTTATATAAGGAGGAGGGGCTGGCGGGCGGCGGCACCTTCGTGGACTGGGACGGAGATGGGGACCAGGACCTGGCGGTGGCGGTGGCCTTCGGGCCGGTGCGCCTGCTGCGCAACACGCTGCGCGACACGGGCGTGGCGGGCTTCGAGGACGTGACGGTGGCGGCGGGCGTCGCGGACCACGCGGTGAGCCTGGGCCTCACCTTCCTGGACTACGACCGCGACGGGAACCTGGACCTCCTCGTCCTCAACGCGATGACGACGCACCTGCCGGACTACACGCCGCCGGTGCCGCTCAACCTCTTCCGCCTGCCCCCGGCCGAGCACCCGGAGGACCGGCGCATGTTCCGCTTCATGCACGACGGCTGGCACAACGCGACGAACGGCGGCCTCAATGCGCTGTACCGGGGCCGGGGCGACGGGACGTTCCAGAAGGTGGACGTGAAGGCGCTGGGCCTGGGGGACACGCACTGGTCGCTCGCGGTGAGCACGGTGGACCTCAACCGCGATGGCTGGACGGACCTCTACGTGGCCAACGACTTCGGGCCGGATGACGTCTACCTCAACGAGGAGGGGCGCCACTTCCGCCGCGTGGCCGGGCGGCTCTTCGGGGAGATTGGGAAGGACACGTACAAGGGGATGAACGCGTCCGTGGCGGACTTCGACCGCAACGGCTGGTTGGACGTGCACGTCTCCAACGTGCACCACTCGCTCCAGGCGGAGGGAAGCCTGCTGTGGATGGTGGGGGAGGGGGATGAGCCCTTCGTCCCGGCGTTCCGCGACGAGGCCACCTTCCGTGGCGCGCTCAACGAGCGGCGCTTCGGCTGGGGCGCGGCGGCCGGAGATTTGGACAACGACGGCTGGCCGGACCTGGTGCAGACCAACGGCATGGTGGACGACCGGCTGGACGGGGCGGAGTGGCGCATCCCCGACGGCCAGCGCAAGGACTACTGGTACGTCAACCACAAGCTGATGCAGTCCGGGCCGGAGATGCACACGTACGCGGACAAGTGGGGCGACATTCGCGGGCGCACCATCTACCCGAACGAGGCGCGGCGCGCGTACCTCAACCTGGGTGACGCGAAGCCGGGACACTTCGTGGACGTGGCGCGCGAGCTGGGGCTGGACGACCCGGAGAACTCGCGCGGCGTGCTGCTGGCGGACCTGGACGATGACGGCGACCTGGACGCGCTCATCACCAACCAGCACGCGCCGGTGTCCGTGTACCGGAACACGCTGCGCGGAGGAGCCACGCCGGACGCGCACTTCGTGGGCGTGACGCTGGTGGGGAACGGCGGGGGCACGCACCGCAGCGCGGTGGGCACGCGCGTCGTCGTGGCCTACGAGCAGGGCGGCCAGCGCGTGGAGCAGGTGCGCGAGGTGGGGCTGATGGGCGGCTTCTCCGCGTCGGCGGACCCCCGGCTGCACTTCGGCCTGGGCCGGCACGCCGGACAGGTGAGCGTCCGGGTGCACTGGTACGGCGGCGCGGTGCAGGAGGTGACGCTGGAGCCGGACCGCTACCACGAGCTGCGGCAGCCCGCGGACGGGGCGGTGTTGCGCGGGAGTGCCACGCCATGA
- a CDS encoding GH3 family domain-containing protein — protein sequence MIPSSVLLGGLRAALAPSALRFRRALHDPEAAQAECLARVLRAASGSQQAARIQGFDRLRTARDFQGAVPMVTPDGVAPDVERIAAGEARVLTREPVTRFEPSGGSSGASKLVPVTQGLLDEFQRALSPMLFELLHQRPVLRTGPSYWSISPMGRKQGRTAGGLPVGSVEDSAYFSRALRPLLSHVFAVPGTVGALPDVERCRYVTLWHLVASGDLTLLSVWNPSFLTLLMDALEQHGERLAEDLERGTCRPPVPGECRAEQANLEQPPPLREDGAAWADVERGAYGVRGPESPTGTAARPGVPLAQARQQAIHLADEDAVRAVLASMRFTPQPERAAALRSALRHGLQGRALWPRLSLLSMWTDAQAAHAVPAACRRFTGVEVQGKGLLATEGVVTVPLLDAPAPVLAVRSHFFEFLDTEHPDARPRLAHELERGHTYSVLLSTSGGLLRYRLGDLVRVEGFRHATPCLRFLGRADAVCDLVGEKLSATRVAAVLDATLPSLFGGARPAFAMLAPEWPEAPEPPAYRLFLETSAPDTCLAEAAATVERALREGHHYRYARELGQLGPVRAVRVSQGARRYESRCIALGQRAGDIKPMDLHRQPGWSAHFSGAAA from the coding sequence ATGATTCCGTCCTCGGTGCTCCTGGGAGGGCTGCGTGCCGCGCTGGCCCCCTCCGCGCTGCGCTTCCGCCGGGCCCTGCACGACCCCGAGGCAGCGCAGGCGGAGTGCCTCGCCCGGGTGCTGCGCGCCGCTTCGGGCAGCCAGCAGGCAGCGCGCATCCAAGGCTTCGACCGGCTGAGAACCGCGCGGGATTTCCAGGGCGCAGTGCCAATGGTGACCCCCGACGGCGTCGCACCCGACGTGGAGCGAATCGCGGCCGGTGAGGCCCGGGTGCTCACCCGCGAGCCGGTGACTCGCTTCGAGCCGTCGGGCGGTTCCTCCGGTGCCAGCAAGCTCGTGCCCGTGACGCAGGGCCTGCTGGACGAGTTCCAGCGCGCCCTGTCGCCCATGCTGTTCGAGCTGCTCCACCAGAGGCCCGTGCTCCGGACGGGGCCGAGCTACTGGTCCATCTCCCCCATGGGCCGCAAGCAGGGGCGCACGGCGGGTGGGCTCCCGGTGGGAAGCGTGGAGGACAGCGCCTACTTCTCGCGTGCGCTGCGGCCCCTGCTCTCGCACGTGTTCGCGGTGCCGGGAACCGTGGGCGCGCTGCCCGACGTGGAGCGCTGCCGCTACGTGACGCTGTGGCACCTCGTCGCGAGCGGGGACCTGACGCTCCTCAGCGTGTGGAACCCGAGCTTCCTCACGCTGCTCATGGACGCACTGGAGCAGCACGGAGAGCGACTGGCCGAGGACCTGGAGCGTGGCACCTGCCGACCACCCGTGCCAGGTGAATGCCGGGCGGAGCAAGCGAACCTGGAGCAACCGCCCCCACTTCGAGAAGACGGGGCAGCGTGGGCGGACGTGGAGCGAGGCGCCTACGGAGTACGGGGCCCGGAGTCTCCCACCGGTACTGCGGCCCGCCCTGGAGTGCCGCTGGCGCAGGCGCGCCAACAGGCCATCCATCTGGCCGACGAGGACGCTGTACGCGCGGTCCTCGCTAGCATGCGCTTCACTCCCCAACCTGAGCGCGCCGCCGCGCTCCGCTCCGCCCTGCGGCACGGACTCCAGGGCCGTGCACTGTGGCCCCGTCTCTCGCTGCTCAGCATGTGGACGGATGCGCAGGCCGCGCACGCGGTGCCCGCCGCGTGCCGCCGCTTCACGGGCGTCGAGGTCCAGGGCAAGGGGCTGCTGGCCACGGAGGGCGTCGTCACCGTGCCGCTCCTCGACGCGCCCGCGCCCGTGCTCGCCGTCCGCAGCCACTTCTTCGAGTTCCTCGACACCGAGCACCCCGATGCGCGCCCGCGCCTCGCGCACGAGCTGGAGCGGGGCCACACGTACTCGGTGCTCCTCTCCACCTCCGGAGGGCTGCTGCGCTACCGCCTGGGGGACCTGGTGCGCGTGGAGGGCTTCCGGCACGCCACGCCCTGCCTGCGCTTCCTCGGCCGCGCGGACGCCGTCTGTGACCTCGTGGGGGAGAAGCTCTCCGCCACCCGCGTGGCCGCGGTGCTGGACGCCACGCTGCCGTCCCTCTTCGGCGGCGCGCGCCCCGCCTTCGCCATGCTCGCCCCCGAGTGGCCTGAGGCGCCGGAGCCCCCCGCCTACCGCCTCTTCCTCGAGACCTCCGCCCCCGACACGTGCCTCGCCGAGGCAGCCGCCACCGTGGAGCGCGCCCTCCGCGAGGGCCACCACTACCGCTACGCGCGCGAGCTGGGACAGCTCGGCCCGGTGCGCGCCGTGCGCGTCTCACAAGGCGCCCGGCGCTACGAGTCTCGCTGCATCGCGCTCGGCCAGCGTGCCGGCGACATCAAGCCCATGGACCTGCACCGCCAGCCCGGCTGGTCCGCCCACTTCTCCGGAGCCGCCGCGTGA
- a CDS encoding aromatic ring-hydroxylating oxygenase subunit alpha, which produces MRQPLHLQPPDARPTPNVDLEAEADLARCGALKDYWYVACLSTELKAGQPLARTLFGTGVVLFRDEHGQPTALRDRCLHRNARLSRGAVFDGRIGCPYHGWVYDAAGAVVEVPSLGPTQRSELLDADTCAREGLQPEPCKLGRLQRFPTVEQDGLVYVFMGGPDAARARAEPFRVPYWGQPGWTVYFMVTRFPNGVTNLVENFMDVPHTLFVHPGWFRKPARKRVPATVHRTAGSVLVTYKQEHDTVTGLGRLFNPSGRPLLHTDNYYVPNVTRVDYQWGDHGFAINSQCTPIGPTDSLVYTAISYRLPVDVPGALVGRALMPLVRWYTRQVIQQDVVIMGIQREALLDGPGGGVYAGTEADLHHADIEAYRRWLREGGHGAGPEDARRDMAFWI; this is translated from the coding sequence GTGAGACAGCCCCTGCACCTGCAACCCCCGGACGCCCGCCCCACGCCCAACGTGGACCTGGAGGCGGAGGCCGACCTCGCTCGCTGTGGCGCGCTGAAGGACTACTGGTACGTGGCCTGCCTCTCCACGGAGCTGAAGGCGGGCCAGCCCCTGGCGCGCACCCTCTTCGGCACGGGCGTGGTCCTCTTCCGCGACGAGCACGGCCAGCCCACCGCGCTGCGTGACAGGTGCCTGCACCGCAATGCGCGGCTGTCGCGCGGGGCCGTGTTCGACGGACGAATTGGCTGCCCGTACCATGGCTGGGTCTACGACGCGGCTGGCGCGGTGGTGGAGGTGCCCTCGCTGGGCCCCACGCAGCGGAGCGAATTGCTGGATGCGGACACCTGCGCGCGCGAGGGCCTCCAGCCCGAGCCCTGCAAGCTGGGCCGGCTCCAGCGCTTCCCCACGGTGGAGCAGGACGGGCTCGTCTACGTCTTCATGGGCGGCCCCGACGCCGCGCGCGCGCGGGCCGAGCCCTTCCGCGTCCCCTACTGGGGGCAGCCCGGGTGGACCGTCTACTTCATGGTGACGCGCTTCCCGAACGGGGTGACGAACCTCGTCGAGAACTTCATGGACGTGCCGCACACGCTCTTCGTGCACCCGGGCTGGTTCCGCAAGCCCGCGCGCAAGCGCGTGCCGGCCACGGTGCACCGCACGGCGGGCAGCGTGCTGGTGACGTACAAGCAGGAGCACGACACCGTCACCGGCCTCGGCCGTCTCTTCAATCCGAGCGGGCGACCGCTGCTCCACACGGACAACTACTACGTCCCCAACGTCACCCGCGTGGACTACCAGTGGGGCGACCACGGCTTCGCCATCAACTCGCAGTGCACGCCCATCGGCCCCACGGACAGCCTCGTCTACACGGCCATCAGCTACCGGCTCCCGGTGGACGTGCCGGGGGCGCTGGTGGGGCGGGCGCTGATGCCGCTGGTGCGCTGGTACACGCGGCAGGTCATCCAACAGGACGTGGTCATCATGGGCATCCAGCGCGAGGCGCTGCTCGACGGGCCCGGCGGCGGCGTCTACGCCGGCACGGAGGCGGACCTGCACCACGCGGACATCGAGGCGTACCGCCGCTGGCTGCGCGAGGGCGGCCACGGCGCGGGCCCCGAGGACGCCCGGCGCGACATGGCCTTCTGGATATGA
- a CDS encoding MEDS domain-containing protein, with product MRLPSTPPPPEGSAYHLGKELLRHPANDSHIVQFYEDEAFLLDVLDQYLGAGLAAGEPLIVIATEPHRRAILQRLAAAGVDVEAACGSGQLTLLDARETLSRFMVNGSPDEGRFQEVVGGALTRALAEGHGRRVRAYGEMVDLLWREGNPDAAVALEELWNDLAARYPFSLLCTYALGGFGDEAHARPFRDICRAHSHVVPTERYAGLEDPDCRLREVTLLQQRAQALENEVSHRRQVEQQLLEALSSRDDFLWGASHELRTPLTALRLQLQSLHRMSSSAGDEAPGERLHERLTKALGYVERLAIRVDGLLDVSRISGGQLRLEAEEVDLARLVREAVARSADTVERSECLVAVMAEGPVLGQWDRQRLEQVFLHLFDNALKYGRGRPVEVKVDGGPERARLVVKDHGIGIPAEHQDRIFRRFERAAPKDHFGGLGLGLWMTRRLVEAHGGSLQLQSEPGLGSTFIVELPYRSG from the coding sequence ATGCGTCTTCCCAGTACGCCTCCCCCGCCCGAAGGCTCCGCGTACCACCTGGGGAAGGAGCTTTTGCGGCACCCCGCGAACGACAGCCACATCGTCCAGTTCTACGAGGACGAGGCGTTCCTCCTGGACGTCCTCGACCAGTACCTGGGGGCAGGCCTGGCGGCGGGGGAGCCGCTCATCGTCATCGCGACGGAGCCACACCGGCGGGCCATCCTCCAGCGGCTCGCGGCGGCGGGCGTGGACGTCGAGGCCGCATGCGGCAGCGGCCAGCTCACCCTGCTCGACGCCCGGGAGACGCTGTCCCGGTTCATGGTGAATGGCAGTCCCGACGAAGGGCGCTTCCAGGAGGTGGTCGGCGGAGCACTCACGAGGGCCCTCGCGGAGGGCCACGGACGCCGGGTCCGTGCCTACGGGGAGATGGTGGACCTCCTCTGGCGGGAGGGGAATCCGGACGCGGCCGTGGCGCTCGAGGAGCTGTGGAACGACCTCGCCGCGCGGTACCCATTCTCGTTGCTGTGCACCTACGCGCTCGGCGGCTTCGGCGACGAGGCCCACGCCAGGCCGTTCCGCGACATCTGCCGGGCGCACTCCCACGTCGTCCCCACCGAGCGCTATGCCGGGCTGGAGGACCCGGACTGCCGCCTGCGTGAGGTCACCCTCCTCCAGCAGCGTGCCCAGGCGCTGGAGAATGAGGTCTCCCACCGGAGGCAGGTCGAGCAACAACTGCTGGAGGCGCTGAGCAGCCGCGACGACTTCCTCTGGGGCGCCAGCCATGAGCTGAGGACGCCGCTGACGGCCCTGCGCCTCCAGCTCCAGTCGCTCCATCGGATGTCCTCGTCCGCCGGGGACGAGGCCCCAGGGGAGCGGCTCCACGAGCGCCTGACCAAGGCCCTGGGCTATGTCGAGCGGCTCGCCATCCGGGTGGACGGGCTGCTCGACGTGTCCCGCATCAGCGGCGGCCAGCTCCGGCTGGAGGCGGAGGAGGTCGACCTGGCCCGCCTCGTCCGAGAGGCCGTCGCGCGCTCCGCCGACACGGTGGAGCGCTCGGAGTGCCTCGTCGCGGTGATGGCCGAGGGGCCCGTGCTCGGACAGTGGGACCGGCAGCGCCTGGAGCAGGTGTTCCTCCACCTGTTCGACAACGCGCTCAAGTACGGCCGGGGACGCCCCGTGGAGGTGAAGGTGGACGGCGGCCCGGAGCGCGCGCGGCTCGTCGTGAAGGACCACGGCATCGGGATTCCCGCCGAGCACCAGGACCGAATCTTCCGCCGCTTCGAGCGCGCCGCGCCGAAGGACCACTTCGGAGGACTGGGGCTGGGCCTCTGGATGACCCGGCGGCTGGTGGAGGCGCACGGCGGGAGCCTCCAGCTCCAGAGCGAGCCGGGACTCGGGTCCACCTTCATCGTCGAGCTCCCCTACCGCTCCGGGTAG
- a CDS encoding ATP-dependent DNA helicase, translated as MKGKLIRVLVVLAMSVGSPVLAQGVHGASSIQPPSGQGRAERERSEHARQEHERQARLERERQERERQARLERERKERERQARIERERQEQERQARIERERQARIQRERLARLERERQERLERERWEWERSTHRRPAHDSRRG; from the coding sequence ATGAAGGGGAAGCTGATTCGGGTGCTCGTGGTCCTCGCGATGTCCGTCGGGAGTCCGGTGCTTGCCCAGGGCGTGCATGGCGCCTCCAGCATCCAGCCCCCGTCAGGCCAGGGACGTGCGGAGCGCGAGCGCTCGGAGCACGCACGCCAGGAGCACGAGCGGCAGGCGCGGCTGGAGCGCGAGCGGCAGGAACGGGAGCGGCAGGCGCGGCTGGAGCGCGAGCGCAAGGAGCGGGAGCGTCAGGCTCGAATCGAGCGCGAGCGCCAGGAGCAGGAGCGTCAGGCTCGGATTGAGCGCGAGCGCCAGGCCCGGATTCAGCGCGAGCGGCTGGCCCGCCTGGAGCGGGAGCGTCAGGAGCGACTGGAGCGCGAGCGGTGGGAGTGGGAGCGCTCGACGCATCGCCGCCCGGCGCACGACTCGCGGCGTGGGTGA
- a CDS encoding M4 family metallopeptidase, whose amino-acid sequence MAIRVLKKFGAAWLGLALTACGTVDPAAGDEAQSGQKAGEDIQASLGDLGKAGVAGVHEDGIPSTIRGELGMVARPVSGMSVGQAAVAVAPALAAVSPVFRLSAEDMYLRSARTDELGNQHLRYLQTKNGLEVVNGELLVHVRPNGTVYLANGSARDGVNLPAKATVAANAAAQAAVRATPGTGIASSGTPRLVYVRDEAEKLHLAWEVRVTGVQPEGMPLVDMVYVNARGGELVARHPKIHSALNRRVYSANNGTSTPGTLRRSEGGAATGDSHIDMNYDMLGFTYNCYKTLFNRDSYDNAGVTLTSTVHYSTNYVNAYWDGTQMVYGDGDGVNSIELGKDADVTVHELTHAVTERESNLTYSGQSGGLNEAMSDTFAAICESWQSGSWSTAAAIWMVGEDIWTPGTPNDALRYMDDPAKDGASKDWAANVTSGTDVHYSSGVPNLAFALLSKGGLHPRGRSTINVPAIGVEKAGRIWYKANTDLFTASTTFAQAKTWTIQAAVDLGYDVATQDAVKAAWEAVGVGVTTPPPATVPLTNNVAVTGISDSAGNSRFYTLVVPTGATTLKFTTAGGTGDVDMYVRFGAAPDSATYDCRPYASGNAETCTITNIQAGTYYVMLNAYSAYSGVSLTGAYTTGTPPTGNVLTRGVPKTGLSGASGSVSANYTLAVPANTASTISISGGTGDADLYVRFGSAPTTTVYDCRPYKSGNAETCSLAAKTTAGTFYVNIRAYSAFSGVSLVGNY is encoded by the coding sequence TTGGCTATTCGAGTCTTGAAGAAGTTTGGCGCGGCATGGCTGGGCCTGGCGCTCACTGCGTGTGGAACGGTCGACCCGGCGGCGGGTGACGAGGCGCAGAGCGGGCAGAAGGCGGGAGAGGACATCCAGGCCTCGCTGGGCGACCTGGGCAAGGCCGGCGTCGCTGGCGTTCACGAGGACGGCATCCCGTCCACGATTCGCGGTGAGCTCGGCATGGTGGCGCGCCCGGTGTCGGGCATGTCCGTCGGCCAGGCCGCCGTCGCGGTCGCTCCGGCGCTGGCGGCGGTGTCGCCCGTGTTCCGGCTGAGCGCCGAGGACATGTACCTGCGCAGCGCGCGCACGGACGAGCTGGGCAACCAGCACCTGCGCTACCTGCAGACCAAGAACGGCCTCGAGGTCGTCAACGGCGAGCTCCTCGTCCACGTGCGCCCCAACGGCACGGTGTACCTGGCCAACGGCTCCGCCCGTGACGGCGTGAACCTGCCCGCGAAGGCCACCGTGGCCGCCAACGCGGCGGCGCAGGCCGCGGTCCGGGCCACGCCTGGCACCGGCATCGCCTCCTCCGGCACCCCGCGCCTGGTGTACGTGCGCGACGAGGCGGAGAAGCTGCACCTGGCCTGGGAAGTGCGCGTGACGGGCGTACAGCCCGAGGGCATGCCCCTCGTGGACATGGTGTACGTGAACGCGCGCGGCGGTGAGCTGGTCGCGCGGCACCCGAAGATCCACTCGGCGCTCAACCGCCGCGTGTACTCGGCCAACAACGGCACGAGCACCCCGGGCACCCTGCGCCGCAGCGAGGGCGGGGCCGCCACCGGCGACAGCCACATCGACATGAACTACGACATGCTCGGGTTCACGTACAACTGCTACAAGACGCTCTTCAACCGCGACTCGTACGACAACGCGGGCGTCACGCTGACCAGCACCGTGCACTACAGCACCAACTACGTGAACGCCTACTGGGACGGCACGCAGATGGTGTACGGCGACGGCGACGGCGTGAACTCCATCGAGCTGGGCAAGGACGCGGACGTCACCGTCCACGAGCTGACCCACGCCGTGACGGAGCGCGAGTCCAACCTCACGTACTCCGGCCAGTCCGGCGGCCTGAACGAGGCCATGTCCGACACCTTCGCGGCCATCTGCGAGAGCTGGCAGTCGGGCAGCTGGAGCACCGCGGCGGCCATCTGGATGGTCGGCGAGGACATCTGGACCCCGGGCACGCCGAACGACGCCCTCCGCTACATGGACGACCCGGCCAAGGACGGCGCGTCCAAGGACTGGGCGGCCAACGTGACGTCGGGCACCGACGTGCACTACAGCTCGGGCGTGCCGAACCTGGCCTTCGCCCTGCTCTCCAAGGGTGGCCTGCACCCGCGCGGCCGCTCCACCATCAACGTGCCGGCCATCGGCGTCGAGAAGGCCGGCCGCATCTGGTACAAGGCCAACACGGACCTCTTCACCGCCTCCACCACCTTCGCGCAGGCGAAGACGTGGACCATCCAGGCGGCCGTGGACCTGGGCTATGACGTGGCCACGCAGGACGCCGTGAAGGCCGCGTGGGAAGCCGTGGGCGTGGGCGTCACCACCCCGCCGCCGGCCACCGTCCCGCTGACCAACAACGTGGCTGTCACGGGCATCTCCGACAGCGCGGGCAACAGCAGGTTCTACACCCTGGTCGTCCCGACGGGCGCCACCACCCTGAAGTTCACCACCGCCGGTGGCACGGGTGACGTGGACATGTACGTGCGCTTCGGCGCCGCGCCGGACTCCGCCACGTACGACTGCCGCCCCTACGCCAGCGGCAACGCCGAGACGTGCACCATCACCAACATCCAGGCGGGCACCTACTACGTGATGCTCAACGCGTACTCGGCCTACTCCGGCGTGTCGCTGACGGGCGCGTACACCACGGGTACTCCCCCCACGGGCAACGTGCTGACGCGCGGCGTTCCGAAGACCGGCCTGTCCGGCGCCTCGGGCTCCGTGTCCGCGAACTACACCCTGGCCGTGCCGGCCAACACCGCGTCGACCATCTCCATCAGCGGTGGCACGGGCGACGCGGACCTGTACGTGCGCTTCGGCTCCGCGCCGACGACGACCGTGTATGACTGCCGTCCGTACAAGTCGGGCAACGCGGAGACGTGCTCGCTGGCTGCCAAGACCACGGCGGGCACGTTCTACGTGAACATCCGTGCCTACTCGGCCTTCTCGGGCGTGTCGCTGGTGGGTAACTACTAG